In Arthrobacter sp. CDRTa11, one DNA window encodes the following:
- a CDS encoding cation:proton antiporter has product MFEAPSILFAAAGAAVFVAAILPKILLNVPFSMPMVFLGAGMVAFALIPTLPDPDPVLHGDFTTHLAEICVIISLMGAGLAIDRPFGRTNWATTWRLLAIAMPLCIVVLTLLGLWFLGLGLGAALLVASSLAPTDPVLASEVQVGEPADEPDDADKEDEVRFGLTSEAGLNDGLAFPFVYLAIAISIAGASPSEWLPAWLGIDVVWRLTIGVVLGWGIGKLLALLFFTARKESIRLSNHSEGFVALAATFLAYGLTEMIEGYGFIAVFVCAVTIRAAEHTHGYHRVLHSYVEQLERLMTVVILILLGGAIARGLLADVGWPEVFVALAFLLLVRPLAGWVGLLGGKTGPRERIALSFFGIRGIGSLYYLSYALGKGQFAGQAEELWGIVGLVVALSIVIHGATTSPLMNRLDRLRERRALAESGDEGKAPNTPV; this is encoded by the coding sequence ATGTTTGAAGCCCCCAGTATCCTGTTCGCGGCAGCCGGAGCCGCCGTCTTTGTCGCCGCAATCCTCCCCAAGATCCTGCTCAACGTCCCGTTCTCGATGCCCATGGTGTTCCTGGGCGCCGGGATGGTGGCCTTCGCCCTGATTCCCACACTGCCCGATCCGGATCCTGTCCTGCATGGCGATTTCACCACCCACCTGGCGGAAATCTGCGTCATCATCTCCCTGATGGGTGCGGGGCTGGCCATCGACCGGCCGTTCGGCCGCACCAACTGGGCCACTACCTGGCGGCTTCTGGCGATCGCCATGCCGCTGTGCATTGTTGTCCTGACGCTGCTGGGCCTCTGGTTCCTGGGACTGGGGCTGGGAGCTGCCCTGCTGGTCGCTTCAAGCCTGGCACCCACGGACCCCGTACTGGCATCCGAGGTGCAGGTGGGCGAACCGGCCGACGAACCCGACGATGCGGACAAGGAGGACGAGGTCCGGTTCGGCCTGACATCCGAGGCCGGCCTGAACGACGGCCTTGCCTTCCCGTTTGTGTACCTGGCCATAGCCATCAGCATCGCGGGAGCGTCGCCGTCGGAGTGGTTGCCGGCCTGGTTGGGGATCGATGTGGTGTGGCGGCTGACCATCGGGGTGGTGCTGGGCTGGGGTATCGGGAAACTGCTGGCGCTGTTGTTCTTCACGGCGCGGAAGGAAAGCATCCGTCTCTCAAACCATTCGGAAGGGTTCGTTGCCCTGGCCGCAACGTTCCTTGCTTATGGACTAACGGAAATGATCGAAGGCTACGGGTTTATTGCCGTTTTTGTCTGCGCGGTGACCATCAGGGCTGCCGAGCACACGCATGGCTACCACCGGGTGCTGCACTCCTATGTTGAACAGCTGGAGCGGCTCATGACGGTGGTGATCCTGATCCTGCTGGGCGGCGCAATCGCCCGGGGCCTGCTCGCCGACGTCGGTTGGCCCGAGGTGTTCGTGGCGTTGGCGTTCCTGCTCCTGGTGCGGCCGCTGGCAGGTTGGGTGGGACTGCTGGGCGGCAAGACAGGTCCGCGGGAGCGCATCGCCCTGTCCTTCTTCGGGATCCGCGGGATCGGTTCCCTCTACTACCTTTCCTACGCGCTGGGAAAAGGACAGTTCGCCGGCCAGGCCGAGGAGCTGTGGGGGATCGTCGGGCTGGTGGTTGCACTGTCCATCGTGATCCATGGGGCCACCACGTCGCCGCTGATGAACCGGCTGGACCGGCTTCGCGAACGGCGCGCGCTGGCGGAATCCGGTGACGAGGGGAAGGCGCCCAACACTCCGGTCTGA
- a CDS encoding NCS2 family permease → MLKQGSALDRYFRITERGSNLSREVRGGFATFFAMSYIVVLNPLILSGADSSGNSLGFPAVAAVTAFVAGVLTILMGAWAKHPFALATGLGVNAFVAVTVATNPGLTWPDMMGLVVISGVTMLILVLTGFRTAVFKAVPDGLKTAIVVGIGLFIALIGLVNAGFVRRIPDVAGTTVPVGLGFDGKLLGWPTAVFVFGLILTLGLVVRKVKGAILIGIITSTVIAVILETTLHIGPSVAPGKPFNPQGWSLVAPTFSEWAAPDLSLIGKANPFGAFEHLGFVAATLLAFVILLSIFFDAMGTMVGLANEAGTVDEHGNIPDVDRVLQVDALGAIVGGGASVSSNQIYVEAGAGIGEGARTGIASIVTGLLFLVAMFFTPLINLVPFEAVAPALVVVGFMMVSQVGKIDWQDWGIAIPAFLTFTLMPFTYSIANGLGAGFIAYVLIRTIQGRVRDVHPLMWAVAGAFLLFFAVGPIEAALGM, encoded by the coding sequence ATGCTTAAGCAAGGCTCTGCCCTGGACCGGTATTTCAGGATCACCGAACGCGGGTCCAACCTCTCCCGCGAGGTCCGCGGCGGCTTCGCCACCTTCTTTGCCATGAGCTACATCGTGGTGCTGAACCCGCTGATCCTCTCCGGCGCCGATTCCAGCGGCAACTCCCTCGGTTTCCCCGCGGTGGCCGCCGTGACAGCATTTGTGGCCGGCGTCCTCACCATCCTGATGGGAGCCTGGGCCAAGCACCCCTTCGCCCTGGCCACAGGGCTCGGCGTCAATGCCTTCGTGGCTGTCACCGTGGCCACCAACCCGGGCCTCACATGGCCGGACATGATGGGCCTGGTGGTGATCTCCGGGGTGACCATGCTGATCCTGGTCCTGACCGGTTTCCGGACCGCGGTGTTTAAGGCGGTGCCGGATGGCCTCAAGACGGCCATCGTGGTGGGCATTGGCCTGTTCATCGCCCTGATCGGGCTGGTCAACGCCGGGTTCGTCCGCCGCATCCCGGACGTCGCCGGAACTACCGTCCCCGTGGGCCTGGGCTTCGACGGGAAACTGCTGGGCTGGCCTACCGCCGTGTTTGTGTTCGGCCTGATCCTTACACTCGGCCTGGTGGTCCGGAAGGTGAAGGGTGCCATCCTGATTGGCATCATCACCTCCACCGTCATCGCCGTCATTCTTGAAACGACCCTGCACATCGGCCCCAGCGTCGCTCCGGGCAAACCGTTCAACCCGCAGGGCTGGTCCCTGGTAGCGCCCACCTTTTCGGAGTGGGCAGCGCCTGACCTGTCCCTGATCGGAAAGGCCAACCCGTTCGGCGCGTTTGAGCACCTGGGCTTTGTGGCCGCCACGCTGCTGGCGTTTGTCATCCTGCTGAGCATCTTCTTCGACGCGATGGGCACCATGGTGGGGCTTGCCAACGAGGCCGGGACGGTGGACGAGCACGGAAACATCCCCGATGTTGACCGCGTTCTGCAGGTGGACGCCCTCGGCGCGATAGTGGGCGGCGGGGCCTCCGTGTCCTCCAACCAGATCTACGTGGAGGCCGGGGCCGGCATCGGCGAAGGAGCCCGGACCGGCATCGCCTCCATCGTCACAGGCCTGTTGTTCCTCGTGGCGATGTTCTTCACCCCGCTGATCAACCTGGTCCCGTTCGAGGCTGTGGCGCCGGCCCTGGTGGTGGTCGGTTTCATGATGGTGTCCCAGGTGGGGAAGATCGACTGGCAGGACTGGGGCATCGCCATCCCGGCCTTCCTGACCTTCACACTGATGCCGTTCACCTACTCGATCGCCAACGGCCTGGGCGCGGGTTTCATCGCGTATGTCCTGATCCGCACCATCCAGGGCAGGGTCCGCGACGTCCATCCCCTGATGTGGGCGGTGGCGGGCGCGTTCCTGCTCTTCTTCGCGGTGGGTCCGATCGAGGCCGCCCTGGGCATGTAG
- a CDS encoding copper resistance CopC family protein translates to MRSIRHLLSLALGIFFAAAILGVAGPASAHDAAESSTPAQGATVAAPPEKVSVTFNRNPLAIGSQFSVKDSTGTEWAEGAVEIVDNVVSQKLRGGAPAGAYTVTWRVVSSDSHPIEGTFGFTATAAAAGAAPSASATTGSTAAGSGAAGATTAAAVPGMGTPQPGVTSPGEPAADASEPFPWSLVVFAAVAIGLLVAIAVTARRRLMGGREEEDVEEPTLR, encoded by the coding sequence ATGCGTTCCATCCGCCATTTGCTGAGCCTTGCGCTCGGGATCTTTTTCGCCGCCGCCATCCTGGGGGTTGCGGGCCCGGCCAGCGCGCACGACGCCGCTGAATCCAGCACCCCGGCCCAGGGCGCAACGGTGGCCGCACCGCCGGAAAAGGTCTCCGTGACGTTCAACAGGAACCCTTTGGCCATCGGCTCGCAGTTCTCCGTGAAGGATTCCACGGGGACTGAGTGGGCGGAAGGCGCCGTCGAGATCGTGGACAACGTGGTCAGCCAGAAGCTCAGGGGCGGCGCGCCGGCGGGGGCATACACGGTCACATGGCGGGTGGTCAGCTCCGATTCACACCCCATCGAGGGGACGTTCGGCTTTACGGCCACCGCTGCGGCTGCGGGGGCTGCGCCCTCCGCTTCGGCAACAACGGGTTCGACGGCGGCTGGTTCAGGAGCAGCGGGGGCGACGACGGCCGCAGCCGTTCCCGGCATGGGCACCCCGCAGCCCGGGGTCACCTCGCCCGGTGAGCCTGCGGCTGACGCCTCGGAGCCGTTTCCGTGGAGCCTGGTGGTTTTTGCCGCCGTGGCCATCGGGCTGCTCGTAGCAATCGCGGTCACGGCAAGGCGCAGGCTCATGGGCGGCAGGGAAGAAGAGGACGTTGAGGAGCCCACGCTGAGGTAG